The sequence below is a genomic window from Coleofasciculus chthonoplastes PCC 7420.
TCCATTCTGGATGCTGTGCTAACCACTCTCGTAACCGTTCGATGCTTTTTTGATAGCTGGAGTAATCCTAACTCCCTTTTAACCCAAGGCTGAGGACTGTCATGGGTGGGATATCTTCAACTTGAATGTTTTGGCTAATTTCGTCGGGGTAGATATCCGTGCTGCGGTAGAGGAATGAAACCAGCGCTTCACCTTGTTCATCGGGTGTACCCATTTGATTGGCTTCCAGGGTGCTAACTGGATAACGGGTTTCTACTGGAGCCGTCATCGAGATATTGTTAGAACTGATATGGCGATAGAGAGGGTCAAATGCCCTATTAGCTGCCATTGAGAGTTCTCCTGAGTAGCGCACTGTGGCAGAGCGGTAGGCTGGATATTGTTTGACCTCAATTTTTCCATCTGGTGTTGGCGGCGGGAATCCTTCTGGCAAGGGAGCCGTAGCCGCATCGTAGGCAAAGAAGGCGATCGCAACGACGGCTAGAATTCCTAGGGGTAACAGTAAGTGCTTTAGCTTCACAGAGAACCTCAGAAACTCTTTCTATTCTAGATCCGGCAGTTCTTCCGGGGGGTAGATATATCTTCCTGGCAAAGTGCGATCGCGCGATCGCAATCCCCTCTCCAAGCAAGACTGACTCGAAGCTCACTCAAATTTTGGTGGATGTTCCCCTAGCTTGACCCACATCCGACGCACGCGAATCAACTGGGGACGATTCATCTTGAGGGTAGTGATCGTTGCTCGACCAACAGGTGTCAACCCGATTAACTCTGTCGCATCCTTACTCCAGGTAAAATGCTTCTCCCACACTTGGCGATGGGGATGAAACAGAGGAACCGTCTGCTGGGTAGTGGGGTCTAATCCGGTTTGAAGAGTGGCTTTGTAGCGATTACAGGTAGGACAAGAAAGGCACAGATTCTCAAAAATTGTATCTCCACCAACTGAGCGAGGGATAATGTGTTCAAATTCAAAAATTACAACCGTCAGTGCTTCAGCCGTGCGGCAATAGGCACAGCAATGTCTAAAATGGGTGCGAACTTGTCGCTGTAACTCAACAGGAATATATGCGCTCACGCCACTGTCGCCAAGGTTTCTAGGCGGTGCAGGGTATACCTGGCGCGGGTTTTGAGGATTGTCAGTTGATCGACTTGTGCGAGCAGATGATCTAGATTGGCAATTTCGTCAGCAGAGAGTTGAGATTCTGCATTCCGAACTAGCAGATCGTCCAATTGATGTTGTGCGGCGGGAGCTAGCCTACTATCGGCTAAGGCTTTTAGTTCATCTCGGCTCAAGCCGATTAAACATTCCTCATCCACAGCTAGTGGGTTCGCCAGTCGATTATAGGCTTCCAAATCTAATAAGACACCAACTCGCTCCCCCTGTTCATTGGTAACATAGCGCACTTGCTCAGACATGTTTTTTGTGTAAGGTCTTTGGATTCATCGTAGCTTATGGGAGTTTGGCGATCGCATCTCCTACTGCTTCGGCTGTGGAAGAGTGGACTTAGAGCAGAACAGCGCGTTTAAATGATTGCTATGATGCTACCTGTGATGATCATATTGCTGGATGGGAAAGTTAGAGAAATTAGCCATTGGACTATTATTTGAATCTTCAGTATTCAGTAACACTTTATCCCGATCCAGAGGGGGGATATGTAGCTCAGATTAAAGATTTGTCTGGATGTCTGATTCAAGGTGAAACGTTGGATGAGACGATCGCAAACATAAATGAGGCGCGGGAGTTGTGGATTGAGACAGCTTATGAAGCTGGAGATGAGATTCCTTTACCCAGTACGGATGATACTTACAGTGGAAAGCTACTCCTGCGGATGCCGAAATCGTTGCATCGTCGTTTAGCTGAGAAAGCGGACAGGGAAAATGTGAGCCTCAATCAGTACATTGTGTCTGTGTTGAGTCAAGGATGATCGGGTAGAGCGTGCGATCGCGCTGCCATTCCAACAGGTTAACCTTGAGAACAGAGCAATTAGGAGATCAGTAATGTCACGAGCAATTAACGCCACAGAAGTCGGTAACCACATTGGTGAATTAATCCAGCAGGTTGTTGAACAGCAACAGCCTTTGATTATCGAATCTGAGGGGAAGCCTCAGGTTGTCATGCTTTCCATCGCTGAATACGAGCGTTTGCTCTCAGCTAACCGAGTAGAAGTAGGACAAACACCTTTAGGAAGAAAACTTTGGCAAATTCGTCAGCAGATTCTTGCCACAGGTGAACCCCTTTTAGATTGGGATGAAGTCAATCGAGAAGTGGCTGAACGTCGAGGTGAAAACAGCCAAAACATTTAATCAACGCCTACCTTGAAAAAAGGTATTACTCTGATTTCCACCATGTATTTTGCCTATCAATATACAGTTTGCATTCCGGTATAAATATATTTCCTCCTTTCCATATTTGTCTATACATTGCTTGAAAATGCTCAGTGATATTGACTAATTTTCCCTTTATTGGTGTTTTGTAGCGTTTTGAGTATTTGTAATATCCACCCGCCGATCTCTCCTCTCCATCTTCATACCAAGTAGACTCTTTCACATAAAGATGATAGTCGCTAAAGTGGATAGGTTGTAACTTTAAACCAGTTACCCAGTAATATACTCGACCATAATACATAGCGTGCAACCATTTTTCCCATGCTTTTGGAGAATATTTTTCCTCGTTGAACTCCTTATTCCGTAAGCCTAACCATAGGAGATAAATCTTCTTTTTTGAATAGTCCTCTGTTCTCCGAATAACTTCATCTATAGTGAGGCTACTGATTTGCACTTCCAGAGCAACAGGAGTACCATCAATTACAGCAAAGATATCAGGTATGACACTTCCTAAATTCTTTTCTAGTTCACAATCCTGGACTTTGGGATGTTTCAAAAGAGACTTATATATCTCGGTTTTGCATTGACGATGTGCTTCTGACTCTCCTATCCCATGTCCACAGGTAACAGGTGGTTTATGAGCAAAGTGATGAATC
It includes:
- a CDS encoding HNH endonuclease — protein: MSAYIPVELQRQVRTHFRHCCAYCRTAEALTVVIFEFEHIIPRSVGGDTIFENLCLSCPTCNRYKATLQTGLDPTTQQTVPLFHPHRQVWEKHFTWSKDATELIGLTPVGRATITTLKMNRPQLIRVRRMWVKLGEHPPKFE
- a CDS encoding toxin-antitoxin system HicB family antitoxin; the encoded protein is MDYYLNLQYSVTLYPDPEGGYVAQIKDLSGCLIQGETLDETIANINEARELWIETAYEAGDEIPLPSTDDTYSGKLLLRMPKSLHRRLAEKADRENVSLNQYIVSVLSQG
- a CDS encoding type II toxin-antitoxin system Phd/YefM family antitoxin, translating into MSRAINATEVGNHIGELIQQVVEQQQPLIIESEGKPQVVMLSIAEYERLLSANRVEVGQTPLGRKLWQIRQQILATGEPLLDWDEVNREVAERRGENSQNI
- a CDS encoding competence protein CoiA — its product is MAIFTTVIPAIHWFQASYLSPLNRIAIVIHGNTLVTGSKIMLCAIKGTDNKKIIAKDASKQDVPFYCPKCSKEVCLRKGRIRIHHFAHKPPVTCGHGIGESEAHRQCKTEIYKSLLKHPKVQDCELEKNLGSVIPDIFAVIDGTPVALEVQISSLTIDEVIRRTEDYSKKKIYLLWLGLRNKEFNEEKYSPKAWEKWLHAMYYGRVYYWVTGLKLQPIHFSDYHLYVKESTWYEDGEERSAGGYYKYSKRYKTPIKGKLVNITEHFQAMYRQIWKGGNIFIPECKLYIDRQNTWWKSE